The Phycisphaerales bacterium AB-hyl4 genome contains a region encoding:
- a CDS encoding fibronectin type III domain-containing protein — MERNWHVTVSRRVFRLAGMLMMGVVCLVLAVPANADLAPTDEVIIDFDAIWRYHDGNEDLGEAWREPDYDDSEWAEGPALLGYDTSGRHTRWPEPGLQTEVENNLITYYFRKEFHYDGPLEAVELRLDEIVDDGAVYYLNGVEIGRSAIMPDGEVGFGTRPTGVTNPIVRTDIFEVDASLLREGRNVLAVSVHNQGTSSSDICLGARLVASEPVQTPLALYLTWQQDPTTTMTILWHTEDEDDPAVLKYADGDEENWQRIEPTSHPMTFSDRHIRTAELTGLEPGSSYRFRIFRDERGQSSPFYSFRTMPADASEPIRFAAGGDTRHRQRWMEQTNRVAMQYDVDFMLWGGDLAYADGREDRLDRWYEWFDANLNTLIDDDGRVVPVVLAIGNHEVRGFTYYGDDRGRDAYEDTDEFREAIAPYFYNLFPFPGHPGYAVLDFSDYMSIFLLDSDHSGPIEGQQTSWLEEQLDQRSDVPHVFPIYHSPGFPSHRDYNRTIARNVREHWVPLFERHNLTVVFENDDHTYKRTVPIRDEQEHPEGVVYIGDGAWGVDVRTVHPVDETWYLQRAESIRHLILVTIQDRQQDFKIISEDGKLIDHYIPPSHRR; from the coding sequence ATGGAACGTAATTGGCATGTAACCGTATCTCGCCGGGTCTTCCGCCTGGCGGGCATGTTAATGATGGGCGTAGTCTGTCTGGTCTTGGCCGTCCCGGCGAACGCCGACTTGGCGCCGACGGATGAGGTGATCATCGACTTCGACGCGATATGGCGGTATCACGACGGCAACGAAGATCTCGGCGAGGCATGGCGCGAGCCGGACTATGACGACAGCGAATGGGCGGAAGGGCCCGCGCTGCTGGGCTATGACACGTCTGGTCGACACACCCGCTGGCCCGAGCCGGGGCTGCAGACGGAAGTGGAAAACAATCTCATCACCTATTACTTCCGTAAAGAGTTCCACTACGATGGCCCGCTGGAGGCAGTGGAACTTCGGCTGGACGAGATCGTTGACGACGGCGCGGTCTATTACCTCAACGGTGTGGAGATCGGCCGCAGCGCCATCATGCCAGACGGCGAGGTCGGGTTCGGAACGCGACCGACGGGCGTGACGAACCCGATTGTGAGAACGGACATCTTTGAAGTTGATGCGTCGCTGCTGCGTGAGGGGCGCAATGTGCTGGCGGTGTCGGTGCACAACCAGGGCACGAGCAGTTCGGACATCTGCCTCGGCGCTCGCCTGGTTGCATCCGAGCCGGTGCAGACACCACTGGCGTTGTACCTGACCTGGCAGCAGGACCCGACGACGACGATGACGATCCTCTGGCACACGGAGGACGAAGACGACCCGGCAGTGCTTAAGTATGCCGATGGGGATGAAGAGAACTGGCAGCGCATTGAGCCGACCAGTCACCCGATGACGTTTTCGGATCGTCACATTCGCACGGCCGAGTTGACCGGGTTAGAGCCGGGCTCGAGCTACCGGTTCCGGATTTTCCGTGATGAACGCGGACAAAGCAGCCCGTTCTATTCGTTCCGCACGATGCCCGCGGACGCGAGCGAGCCGATTCGCTTTGCCGCCGGCGGCGACACACGACACCGCCAGCGCTGGATGGAGCAGACCAACCGCGTGGCGATGCAGTACGACGTGGACTTCATGCTGTGGGGGGGTGACCTGGCCTACGCCGATGGGCGCGAAGATCGGCTTGACCGGTGGTACGAATGGTTTGACGCCAATCTGAACACGCTGATCGATGACGACGGCCGGGTCGTGCCGGTTGTGCTCGCCATCGGCAACCATGAAGTGCGCGGCTTCACCTACTACGGTGACGATCGCGGCCGCGACGCCTACGAGGACACAGATGAGTTTCGTGAAGCCATTGCACCTTACTTCTATAACCTGTTTCCCTTCCCGGGCCATCCCGGCTATGCCGTACTCGACTTCAGCGATTACATGAGCATCTTCCTTCTCGACTCGGACCACAGCGGCCCGATCGAAGGCCAGCAAACCTCGTGGCTGGAGGAGCAACTTGACCAGCGGAGCGATGTGCCGCACGTGTTCCCGATTTATCATTCGCCGGGCTTTCCGTCGCATCGCGACTATAACCGCACGATTGCCCGTAATGTACGAGAGCACTGGGTACCGCTGTTCGAGCGACACAATCTGACCGTCGTGTTCGAGAATGATGATCACACGTACAAGCGCACCGTACCCATTCGCGATGAACAAGAGCACCCGGAAGGCGTGGTGTACATCGGCGACGGTGCATGGGGCGTAGACGTTCGCACCGTGCATCCGGTTGACGAGACTTGGTACCTCCAGCGAGCCGAGTCCATCCGGCATCTGATTCTCGTGACGATCCAGGATCGGCAGCAGGACTTCAAGATTATCAGCGAGGATGGAAAACTGATCGATCATTACATACCGCCATCGCATCGCCGGTAA
- a CDS encoding ABC transporter permease subunit codes for MAQLMALAVMAVAVLVGDFAHGIGVLIYVAGLFAAFSLACAWALPMAWLSRLLATGALVIGSLLFSFPFVWMLSTSFKYPEEIFVYPPRWVPVIPEPVRQSPYITLEELSPMVRPEALAVSRWDEMEPELRALLWRHAEPRITAQQMEGVEAAMLREAVVTGLWTSVTAGLPTATWEGEAESILQAVEGRLDDDRVGDVWPTIHRGVALRNVMVRDEQLLDHPLDAERSLLDHWQAEAGSPLRLMHEPSESPQDAVAHLAYDLSETDEATMVADFPLPVAMEEWLAVTLPIRQDRSWHRLRVELEVNGRRYVPQDRLFLGQRRWQEITFKFKHMDDRDERDLGVWQLVPAQLSSAEAGEVFNQPGHFRMRLHIERSSRLGQLWHKYTDNYRQAFLSTPYRWHYVFNSFYLVVLTIIGQIFACSLVAYSFARLHWPGRDVLFVVLLATMMLPPQVTMIPVFMIFRGLGWYNTLIPLWIPSFLGTAFFIFLLRQFMKAIPAELEDAARIDGCGYFGIYWRIILPLMKPALAAVGIFTFMNTWNEFMGPLIYLNDQRLYPLALGLFDFRTEHGGDFGLLMAASTLMTLPVVALFFMAQRYFIQGITLTGIKG; via the coding sequence ATGGCCCAGTTGATGGCCTTGGCGGTCATGGCGGTGGCGGTGCTCGTGGGCGATTTTGCGCACGGCATCGGCGTGCTGATTTATGTGGCCGGGCTGTTCGCGGCCTTTTCGCTGGCATGCGCCTGGGCGCTGCCGATGGCTTGGCTGTCGCGGCTGCTGGCGACCGGGGCGCTGGTGATTGGTTCGCTGCTGTTTTCCTTTCCATTTGTGTGGATGCTCAGCACGAGCTTCAAGTATCCGGAGGAGATCTTTGTTTATCCGCCGCGATGGGTGCCGGTGATTCCAGAGCCCGTGCGGCAGTCGCCCTACATCACGCTGGAGGAACTATCGCCGATGGTTCGCCCCGAGGCGCTGGCGGTCTCGCGTTGGGATGAGATGGAACCGGAGCTGCGGGCACTGCTGTGGCGACATGCCGAGCCGAGGATTACGGCGCAGCAGATGGAAGGGGTGGAAGCGGCGATGCTGCGTGAGGCGGTGGTGACCGGCCTGTGGACGAGCGTCACCGCCGGGCTGCCAACAGCCACGTGGGAGGGGGAAGCAGAATCGATCCTGCAGGCTGTGGAAGGACGGCTGGATGATGATCGCGTCGGCGATGTCTGGCCGACGATTCACCGTGGTGTGGCGTTGCGCAATGTGATGGTGCGCGACGAGCAGCTGTTGGATCATCCACTGGACGCGGAGCGATCGTTACTGGATCACTGGCAGGCAGAGGCTGGATCGCCCCTGCGTCTCATGCACGAACCGAGCGAGTCGCCGCAGGATGCGGTTGCGCATCTGGCCTATGACCTCAGTGAGACGGATGAAGCGACGATGGTGGCGGACTTCCCGCTGCCCGTGGCCATGGAGGAATGGCTGGCGGTGACGTTGCCGATTCGGCAGGACCGATCGTGGCATCGACTTCGTGTGGAACTTGAAGTGAATGGTCGGCGTTACGTTCCCCAGGATCGGTTGTTCCTCGGTCAGCGACGATGGCAGGAGATCACGTTCAAGTTCAAGCACATGGACGATCGCGACGAACGCGACCTGGGCGTGTGGCAGTTGGTGCCCGCACAGTTGAGTTCCGCCGAAGCAGGGGAGGTATTCAACCAGCCAGGCCATTTCCGCATGCGGCTGCATATCGAGCGCAGCAGTCGGCTTGGGCAATTATGGCACAAGTACACGGACAACTATCGCCAGGCATTTCTCAGTACGCCGTATCGCTGGCATTACGTGTTCAACAGCTTTTACCTGGTTGTGCTGACCATTATCGGGCAGATATTTGCTTGTTCGCTAGTGGCGTATTCGTTTGCAAGGCTACACTGGCCGGGACGCGATGTGCTGTTCGTGGTGTTGTTGGCGACGATGATGCTGCCGCCGCAGGTGACGATGATCCCTGTGTTCATGATCTTCCGTGGCCTGGGTTGGTACAACACACTGATACCGCTGTGGATTCCTTCGTTCCTGGGCACGGCGTTTTTCATCTTCCTCCTGCGACAGTTCATGAAGGCCATCCCTGCCGAACTGGAGGACGCAGCGCGAATTGATGGCTGTGGTTACTTCGGCATCTATTGGCGGATTATCCTCCCGCTGATGAAGCCGGCGCTGGCGGCGGTGGGCATCTTCACTTTCATGAACACCTGGAACGAGTTCATGGGCCCGTTGATTTATCTCAATGATCAGCGTTTGTACCCGCTCGCATTGGGCCTGTTCGATTTCCGTACCGAACATGGCGGCGACTTCGGCCTGCTGATGGCCGCCTCAACATTGATGACCCTGCCGGTGGTGGCATTGTTTTTCATGGCTCAACGCTACTTCATTCAAGGCATCACGCTCACCGGCATTAAGGGTTGA
- a CDS encoding extracellular solute-binding protein: MVNSVNTCGRRDTSDWFAARGEWRIVVFALLTWLAIAAASNLAAGSPVDADASEQELVVWVAWRDRGLEAAFRQFERQHPGVRIVVSLGAGPSGMDPQKLMTGIAGGSPPDVLIQDRFTVGEWASRNAFEPLDEFVERSRSREAAADAALEAVEAGDGEAVSRALDEVMGSLEPVGRGPTLRAAERLNAALERGTALNDLVDEARELARLSQGIDSEAYYHATWAEASVGEGADRRVYAIPLSTDVRVLYYNEDLLEREGLVDEHGRARPPRDWDELRDYANRLTEYDAAGRMTRLGFAPNYGNSWLYIYGWLNEGEFMTPDGREATLADPRIVEALHFMRDIYDDLGGVEAVDAFQSTFQGGELDPFLSDRVAMKIDGNWFLNDIADYAPGLRFSVAPPPAPAGNESITWSGGFSWAIPRGSPDPELAFELVRFLMTDRSWEHQHQVRAQFAASRGRSYVPEIAPRADVNEMLIDRFVEGNPDLPRRIQDAFRLSTEVMEISRFRPVTPVGQLLWDEHVRAYERAVRHTLSPEDALQRGQQRVQRQLDRIHADHDDPPVPWGWVMVGGVALGLAGMAGLYWHMWRRDRLREVFREETLWGVLFASPFLLGLVFLTGGPILVSLIYSLSRYDVLHPAEFVGLENYRQLLFEDSLFWYSLANTGFMLLGLPLTMAIGLGVAMLLNMNVKGMAVYRTIFYLPAIVPAVASAILWIWVLNPEIGLVNSFLRMIGIRDLPLWLHSSAWLTGSKSAIIVMGLWGAGASMIIWLAGLKGIPQHLYEAAEIDGAGPWHKFWAVTMPMLSPYIFFNLIMGTIATLQIFTPAYIMTQGGPDDSTLFFAYYLFNKAFRYFEMGYASAMAWILFVLTLALTIIQMKLAHRWVHYEAP, encoded by the coding sequence ATGGTGAACTCCGTTAATACTTGTGGACGTCGTGATACGAGCGATTGGTTTGCTGCCCGCGGTGAATGGCGGATCGTGGTGTTTGCGCTGTTGACTTGGCTTGCGATCGCGGCCGCTTCGAATCTGGCGGCCGGGAGCCCTGTTGACGCTGATGCGTCGGAGCAGGAACTGGTCGTGTGGGTCGCCTGGCGCGACCGGGGGCTGGAGGCGGCGTTTCGGCAGTTTGAGCGGCAGCATCCCGGGGTGCGGATTGTGGTGTCGCTGGGGGCGGGCCCGAGCGGAATGGATCCACAGAAGTTGATGACGGGCATTGCCGGGGGCAGTCCGCCGGATGTGTTGATCCAGGACCGTTTCACGGTGGGCGAGTGGGCGTCGCGGAACGCGTTTGAGCCGTTGGACGAATTCGTCGAGCGCAGCCGATCGCGGGAGGCGGCAGCGGACGCGGCACTGGAAGCGGTCGAAGCGGGGGATGGGGAGGCCGTGTCGCGGGCATTGGACGAAGTGATGGGCTCGCTTGAGCCGGTGGGGAGGGGGCCTACATTACGCGCGGCCGAGCGATTGAATGCCGCCCTTGAACGTGGCACGGCGCTGAATGATCTCGTTGATGAAGCACGGGAGTTGGCACGTCTGTCGCAGGGGATTGATTCTGAAGCGTACTACCATGCGACGTGGGCCGAGGCGTCGGTGGGTGAGGGTGCCGATCGGCGGGTGTATGCGATTCCGCTCAGCACGGACGTGCGCGTGCTTTATTACAACGAAGATCTGCTCGAGCGTGAGGGGTTGGTGGACGAGCATGGCCGGGCACGGCCGCCGCGGGATTGGGACGAGTTGCGTGACTATGCCAACCGGCTGACCGAATATGACGCCGCGGGACGGATGACACGGCTGGGCTTTGCGCCGAACTACGGCAACAGTTGGCTGTACATCTATGGTTGGCTGAATGAAGGCGAGTTCATGACGCCGGACGGGCGGGAAGCGACGCTGGCGGACCCGCGCATTGTCGAAGCGCTTCATTTCATGCGCGACATCTACGACGATCTTGGCGGGGTGGAGGCGGTCGATGCGTTTCAAAGCACTTTTCAGGGCGGCGAACTGGACCCGTTCCTGAGCGACCGGGTGGCGATGAAAATCGATGGCAACTGGTTTCTAAATGACATTGCCGACTATGCGCCGGGCTTGCGATTTTCCGTAGCGCCGCCGCCCGCGCCGGCGGGTAACGAGTCCATCACGTGGTCAGGCGGCTTTTCGTGGGCGATTCCACGTGGCTCGCCGGATCCGGAACTGGCTTTTGAGTTGGTCCGTTTTCTGATGACGGACCGAAGCTGGGAGCATCAGCACCAGGTGCGGGCGCAGTTCGCTGCGAGTCGCGGGCGTAGCTACGTGCCTGAGATTGCGCCGCGTGCGGACGTGAACGAGATGCTCATCGACCGGTTTGTCGAGGGCAACCCGGATCTGCCGCGGCGGATTCAGGATGCGTTTCGGCTGAGCACGGAGGTGATGGAAATATCGCGCTTCCGCCCGGTGACGCCGGTGGGGCAGTTGTTGTGGGATGAGCATGTGCGAGCGTATGAGCGGGCGGTGCGACATACGCTGTCGCCGGAGGATGCGCTGCAGCGTGGGCAGCAGCGTGTGCAGCGCCAGCTTGATCGAATCCATGCCGACCATGACGATCCGCCTGTGCCGTGGGGATGGGTGATGGTCGGCGGCGTGGCTTTGGGGCTGGCTGGGATGGCGGGGCTGTACTGGCATATGTGGCGGCGTGATCGGTTGCGCGAGGTGTTTCGTGAAGAGACTTTGTGGGGGGTGTTGTTCGCCTCGCCTTTCCTGCTGGGGCTGGTGTTTCTGACGGGTGGCCCCATCCTCGTGTCATTGATCTACAGCCTTTCTCGGTATGACGTCTTGCACCCGGCTGAATTTGTGGGGCTGGAGAACTATCGACAGCTTCTGTTTGAAGACAGCCTGTTCTGGTACTCGCTGGCGAATACCGGTTTTATGCTGCTGGGCCTACCGTTGACGATGGCGATCGGGCTGGGTGTGGCGATGCTGCTGAACATGAACGTGAAGGGCATGGCGGTTTATCGCACGATCTTCTATCTGCCGGCCATTGTGCCGGCGGTGGCGAGCGCGATCCTGTGGATCTGGGTGCTCAACCCGGAGATCGGGCTGGTGAATTCGTTCTTGCGCATGATCGGCATCCGCGACCTGCCGCTGTGGCTGCACAGTTCCGCGTGGCTGACGGGTTCGAAGTCGGCCATCATCGTGATGGGCTTGTGGGGCGCGGGGGCGAGCATGATCATCTGGCTTGCCGGGCTCAAGGGCATCCCCCAACATTTATATGAAGCAGCGGAGATTGACGGCGCGGGGCCGTGGCACAAGTTCTGGGCGGTGACGATGCCGATGCTTTCGCCTTATATCTTTTTCAATTTGATCATGGGTACGATCGCGACACTGCAGATTTTCACGCCGGCGTACATCATGACGCAGGGCGGGCCAGACGATTCGACCCTGTTCTTTGCGTACTACCTCTTCAACAAAGCGTTTCGCTATTTCGAGATGGGCTACGCCTCGGCGATGGCTTGGATCTTGTTCGTGCTGACGCTGGCGTTGACGATCATTCAGATGAAACTGGCGCACCGCTGGGTGCATTACGAGGCACCGTGA
- a CDS encoding type II secretion system protein has protein sequence MKTRQAFTLIELLVVISIIAMLIAILLPALGAARETARNVQCSANIRQFGLADAIYQADFDGWNVPFSFPASYNSQTRSNTSSQRRWHMNNYFTELLNTTPDLRGTSTDNKLWQVESLCPNAAYAHADAASNFGGTSRWVPGNTHAYYSYGMNVETGRDHDTLSSSSGADPRHQGHRIDWVTSPSDSFFFADSGHERIDHTNARRGTWFEYTKETAPGQGMAFRHQSNASAMTGNSNLLFFDGHVESYSFAEIEVSSRNSRLWRSRD, from the coding sequence ATGAAAACCAGACAGGCCTTTACTCTAATTGAGCTTCTCGTCGTCATATCGATCATTGCGATGCTTATCGCCATTTTGCTGCCTGCGCTCGGTGCCGCACGGGAAACGGCTCGCAACGTGCAATGCTCGGCGAACATCAGACAATTCGGATTGGCGGACGCGATTTATCAGGCGGACTTCGACGGGTGGAATGTGCCGTTCAGCTTTCCGGCTTCATACAATAGCCAGACTCGCAGCAACACGAGTTCTCAGCGGCGATGGCACATGAACAATTACTTTACGGAACTGCTGAATACGACGCCGGACCTGCGCGGCACGAGCACGGACAATAAATTGTGGCAGGTCGAGTCGCTGTGCCCGAATGCGGCATATGCCCACGCCGATGCGGCCAGTAACTTCGGCGGCACATCTCGATGGGTTCCAGGCAACACCCATGCGTATTACTCCTATGGCATGAATGTCGAAACTGGGCGAGACCACGATACGCTGAGCAGCTCCTCCGGGGCAGACCCGCGCCACCAGGGGCATCGCATCGACTGGGTGACCAGCCCATCCGACTCGTTCTTCTTTGCTGACTCGGGCCATGAACGGATCGACCACACCAACGCCCGCCGTGGCACTTGGTTTGAGTACACTAAGGAAACGGCGCCGGGGCAGGGCATGGCCTTCCGCCACCAGTCGAATGCCAGCGCCATGACCGGCAACAGCAACCTTCTATTCTTCGACGGGCACGTGGAGTCATACTCCTTTGCTGAGATCGAGGTGTCTTCACGCAACAGTCGGCTCTGGCGTTCGCGTGACTGA
- a CDS encoding PEP-CTERM sorting domain-containing protein codes for MHIGKGILAAGLAAGLALGASTAEGAEVIAQWDFNDLDNQFEPSIGAGVLDNVNTSWGSPADDGSPNDPGVPNNRNRLSSWNMGDPIPDKSRGWQISVDTSGMSDIVVWWDTAYSSSSLSRYWTVQYSIDGENFIDYDLIEREIGSSSGSTWVTHIYDLSEVAGVSDNSDFAFRVMSTMKPGTNEFEGISGSVTTSSGAQLYLDLITVQGVPEPASLALVGAGGMMLLLRRRSASTK; via the coding sequence ATGCATATCGGAAAAGGCATTCTGGCCGCGGGACTCGCAGCTGGTCTGGCGCTGGGGGCGTCGACGGCGGAGGGGGCGGAAGTGATCGCTCAATGGGATTTCAATGATCTGGATAATCAGTTCGAACCATCCATCGGCGCAGGCGTGCTCGACAACGTGAATACCTCGTGGGGCAGTCCTGCCGATGACGGGTCGCCCAACGATCCGGGTGTCCCAAACAATCGGAACCGTCTCAGCAGTTGGAACATGGGTGATCCGATTCCGGACAAGTCGCGAGGCTGGCAGATTTCGGTCGACACCTCCGGCATGTCGGACATCGTGGTCTGGTGGGATACCGCCTACAGTTCGAGTAGCCTATCGCGATACTGGACAGTCCAGTACTCGATTGATGGCGAAAACTTCATCGACTACGACCTGATCGAGCGCGAAATCGGTTCGTCCAGCGGCTCTACCTGGGTCACCCACATCTATGACCTGTCCGAAGTGGCAGGCGTGAGCGACAACTCGGACTTCGCTTTCCGTGTGATGAGCACGATGAAGCCCGGGACGAATGAATTTGAGGGTATCAGTGGGTCGGTGACGACTTCATCTGGCGCTCAACTCTATCTGGACCTGATCACCGTGCAAGGCGTCCCGGAACCTGCATCGTTGGCGTTAGTCGGGGCGGGCGGCATGATGCTGCTGCTGCGTCGACGCAGCGCATCGACGAAATAA
- a CDS encoding metallophosphoesterase — MARSLQIDRRGFLKGFSGALLGVAFVGHSPVAAVQRSVETTEGNGWKIALLADPHVSLREDHAAFRANFERVIEQVNAAEVDAVLMAGDCTTHGFAAGVEDFQEYISWLNVEKVWCTPGNHDIGNKPMPERSSHLSDRRVEQWEEVFGRSFYETQLVPGVRLVVANSSYMGMGLEGEPAQWAFLEEQLARPTDDFTVFMAHYPLFVREVDEEDAYFNIEPESRQRMLGLLKQGGVDLFVCGHTHNPRAFEHDGIPHVIAPAISFGLPHDRQPEGWTMLTIDPLGKVAHENQMLT, encoded by the coding sequence ATGGCTAGATCGCTCCAAATTGATCGCCGAGGGTTTCTCAAGGGCTTCTCCGGCGCGTTGCTTGGAGTGGCGTTCGTGGGGCATTCGCCGGTTGCCGCGGTTCAGCGGTCGGTCGAGACGACCGAAGGCAACGGGTGGAAGATCGCGCTGCTTGCGGATCCGCACGTGTCGCTGCGGGAGGATCACGCTGCGTTTCGCGCCAACTTTGAACGTGTGATCGAGCAGGTCAACGCGGCGGAGGTGGATGCGGTGCTGATGGCGGGTGACTGCACGACACATGGCTTCGCCGCGGGCGTGGAAGACTTTCAGGAATACATCTCCTGGCTGAACGTGGAGAAGGTCTGGTGCACGCCGGGCAATCACGACATCGGCAACAAGCCGATGCCGGAGCGGTCGTCGCACTTGTCGGACCGTCGCGTGGAGCAGTGGGAGGAAGTGTTCGGCCGATCGTTTTATGAGACGCAACTCGTGCCGGGCGTTCGCCTGGTGGTCGCCAATTCGTCGTACATGGGCATGGGGCTCGAAGGCGAGCCGGCACAGTGGGCGTTTCTTGAAGAGCAACTCGCCCGGCCGACGGATGACTTTACGGTGTTCATGGCGCATTACCCGCTGTTCGTGCGGGAGGTGGATGAAGAGGACGCGTATTTCAACATCGAGCCTGAATCGCGTCAGCGCATGCTGGGTTTGCTGAAACAAGGAGGCGTGGATTTGTTCGTCTGCGGCCACACGCACAACCCGCGTGCCTTCGAGCACGACGGTATTCCGCATGTCATCGCCCCGGCGATTTCATTCGGCTTGCCCCATGATCGCCAGCCTGAAGGATGGACGATGTTGACCATTGACCCGTTGGGCAAAGTCGCTCACGAAAATCAAATGCTTACATAG
- a CDS encoding substrate-binding domain-containing protein: MKLTQVQTMLERRIRLGDYLLKDMPGERELAEEAGVSRMTVRKAVLNLINTGILQRDTNGRVTMNRKRAEHPARIAFLAPCLSSTDFERWRLALDALAKEFTAVTRTLLYAHWDDPVLLDAIERFDGVFILPIAEPVPGRIVDRLCEAREAVVILGQDMIAQGLRSIRLLPPAATHRLLDLLAELGHRRIDCFNVQHVDRSIEERIDQWKLWRAAHRMPGQLLGQPVQQPASPVTEAFQQMRGILDRDELETTALLCTTASSAIGAVRALHSRGYKVGHDVSICVVNDENIARMFSPSLTSLEMHDPTPYLSLCLTQMQRHHDGWAGSLLMQPTDVPLFIGESTGPPARKPITDCDNVKKVKASL, encoded by the coding sequence ATGAAATTGACGCAAGTCCAGACGATGCTGGAGCGGCGCATTCGGCTCGGCGACTACCTGCTTAAGGACATGCCGGGCGAACGCGAGCTCGCCGAGGAGGCCGGCGTGTCCCGCATGACCGTCCGCAAGGCTGTGCTCAACCTCATCAACACCGGCATCCTCCAGCGCGATACGAACGGCCGGGTGACGATGAACCGCAAACGAGCGGAGCATCCGGCCCGCATCGCATTCCTTGCCCCCTGCCTCTCGTCAACCGATTTCGAGCGGTGGCGACTCGCCCTTGATGCTCTGGCGAAAGAATTCACCGCCGTGACCCGCACCCTGCTCTATGCCCACTGGGACGACCCGGTCCTGCTGGATGCCATCGAGCGCTTCGATGGCGTCTTCATCCTGCCCATTGCCGAGCCGGTGCCCGGTCGCATCGTCGATCGCCTGTGCGAGGCACGGGAAGCCGTCGTCATCCTCGGCCAAGACATGATTGCCCAAGGCTTGCGGTCCATCCGTCTGCTTCCGCCGGCCGCGACGCACCGATTGTTGGATCTGCTCGCCGAACTTGGTCATCGACGTATTGACTGCTTCAACGTGCAGCATGTTGATCGAAGCATTGAAGAGCGCATCGACCAGTGGAAACTCTGGCGCGCGGCGCATCGCATGCCAGGCCAACTGCTCGGGCAGCCGGTGCAGCAACCTGCCTCGCCCGTGACCGAAGCATTCCAACAAATGCGGGGCATCCTCGATCGTGACGAACTTGAAACAACCGCCCTGCTGTGCACCACCGCATCCTCAGCCATTGGTGCGGTACGAGCCTTGCACAGCCGCGGGTACAAGGTCGGCCACGATGTTTCGATCTGCGTCGTCAACGACGAAAACATCGCCCGCATGTTTTCGCCGTCACTGACATCGTTGGAAATGCATGATCCGACGCCCTATCTGTCACTGTGCCTCACCCAAATGCAGCGCCACCACGACGGCTGGGCGGGCTCGCTGCTGATGCAGCCGACCGATGTCCCACTGTTCATCGGCGAATCCACAGGCCCGCCCGCTCGCAAGCCGATCACCGATTGTGATAATGTAAAGAAAGTGAAAGCCTCGCTATGA